The window CGATCGAAAGAACCACGATGGGCCGAAGGAACAGGCTCAATCCCCATATGCAGGCCGTCCACAGCAGCACGTTGTCGACCATCCTGCGCCGCGCCACATGGTGAAGTTCCGCGGCCAGCACCAGCGAGATCGCGCCGAAGGTGAAGTTGATCGCATAAACCCGCCAGGTAAGACTCGGCTGGACGATCTCGAACCAGCCATAGGCCGTCAACCCCGCACACGCTATGGCGATGAGCGGTTTTAGCGGAACGGTCCTGCCGTAGCGCGACAGCGCGCCCAGCGTCAGGGAAATCCCGCCGCCGATCACCAGCACGTTGGAAATCAGCTTCGAGATCGGCAGGCCGAACGGAAGAAAATACTGGAAGAGAAAGCCGCCCCCGAAGGCGACATAGGCGAAGCCCAGCGCGAGAATATAGCGGCGGTTGCGCTGGTGCAGCCAAAGCAGGAAGAATGCCGCCGACAGGATCAGCGCCATTCCCGGATTGATGAGCGCGATGAAAAGATCCCTGCTCAAGCCACCTACCCATTGCCGCAAGGCAGGAAGGCTATCGCGCAGGCACCAACAACTCGTTAAGAATTCGTACCCGCTCCGCGAATGCGAGGCGGGTACCGGTCTTCATCAGACTACTGCCAGTCGCGGATGTCGACGAACTTGCCGGCGATCGCGGCTGCTGCGGCCATGGCCGGCGACACGAGATGCGTGCGGCCCTTGAAGCCCTGGCGTCCCTCGAAATTGCGGTTCGAGGTCGATGCGCAGCGTTCGTGCGGCTTGAGGCGATCGTCGTTCATGGCCAGGCACATCGAGCAACCCGGTTCGCGCCAGTCGAAACCCGCCGCGATGAAGATCTTGTCGAGGCCTTCTTCTTCGGCCTGCGCCTTCACGAGGCCCGATCCGGGCACGATCATCGCATCGACCGTCGAGGCGACGGTCTTGCCTTCGACGACCTTGGCGACGGCGCGCAGATCCTCGATGCGGCCATTGGTGCACGAGCCGATGAACACGCGGTCGATCGCAATGTCGGTCATCTTGGTACCGGCGGCCAGCCCCATATAGTCGAGCGCGCGCTTCTTGGAGTTGCGCTTGTTTTCGTCTGTGATCTCGTCCGGGTTCGGCACGACGCCGGTGATCGACACGACGTCCTCGGGCGACGAGCCCCAGGTGACGATGGGCGGCAGCTTGGCCGCATCGAGCACGATGACCTTGTCGAAATGGGCGCCCTCGTCGGTATTCAGGGTACGCCAATAGTCGAGCGCCATGTCCCACGCCGCGCCCTTCGGCGCGCGCGGCTTGCCCTTGACGTAGGCGAAGGTCGTCTCGTCCGGCGCGATCAGTCCGGCGCGCGCGCCGCCTTCGATCGACATGTTGCAGATCGTCATGCGGCCTTCCATCGACAGTGCGCGGATCGCCTCGCCGGCATATTCGATGACGTAGCCAGTGCCGCCGGCCGTGCCGATCTCGCCGATGATCGCCAGGACGATGTCCTTGGCGGTCACGCCCTGGGGCAACTGCCCATCGACGCGCACCAGCATGTTCTTGGCCTTCTTCTGGATCAGCGTCTGGGTCGCGAGCACATGCTCGACCTCCGACGTGCCGATGCCATGGGCGAGCGCGCCGAAGGCGCCATGCGTCGAGGTATGGCTGTCGCCGCAGACGATCGTCATGCCGGGCAGGGTGAAGCCCTGTTCGGGGCCGACGATATGCACGATGCCCTGGCGGACGTCGTTCTCGGAATAATACTCGACACCGAAGTCGGCGGCGTTCTTCGCCAGCGCCTCGACCTGGATGCGGCTCTCCTCGTTCTTGATGCCGTTCTTGCGGTCCGGCGAGGTCGGAACGTTGTGGTCGACGACGGCCAGCGTGCGTTCCGGCTGGCGAACCGTGCGTCCGGTCATGCGCAGGCCCTCGAAGGCCTGCGGGCTGGTGACCTCATGGACGAGATGGCGGTCGATATAGAGCAGGCAGGTGCCGTCGTCCTGGCGGTCGACGACGTGGTCGTCGAAAATCTTGTCGTAAAGCGTGCGCGGTGCGGTCATATGCGTAAATCCGTCGATGGCGAAACTGGGGAAATGGCCGGCATCAGCCGGCAGGCGCAGCTCAGCCCGCGCGGGCGAGAAGCGCGCCGGACACCCACGCAAAGAACCGCGACGGCAGGCGCTTATGGTCCTGCAGCACGAAGCTCTTGTAAGCCGGATGTCCGAAGAGTTCTTCCATGACGCCGCTCATACCAGCCTTTCGGGCGGGCGGCAATCTTCCGCCGTTCGTACTCGGCTACCGCCCGGTCGGCGCGTCATCGTCCTTCTGGGCTTCGTCGCGGGCTTTGTGCGCTGTAACGGCCTTCTCAAGCGGATGCATAAGCCCGAGGATGACGATGGCGAGCAGGGTCGCATAGCCCGCGATCTGCCAGAAACCGAGACCGGCGGCGAGACCGATCGCGCCGGCGAGCCACAGGCCGGCGCCGGTCGTCAGGCCCTTGATCTCGCCACGCGCGAAGATGATCGTGCCTGCGGCGAGAAATGCCACGCCGGCCGTCACGGCTTCGATCAGGCGCAATGGATCGAGGCGCGAGGCGTCGGCGTCGAACTGCGCGCTGTGGACGATCTCGATGCCGAGGATAGCAAAGGCAGCGGCGGCCAGCGCCACCAATATATGCGTGCGCAGGCCCGCCGGGTGATTGCGCCATTCACGCTCAAAACCGATCACCGCGCCAAGAAGAGCCGCGATCGCCAGCCGGGCCGCGATGACAGAGAACGGCAGCCAGGTCGGATGGCCGATATCGTCGAGAATCTCTTGCACACGCGTTCCCCCCTCGGACGTCGATGCCATCAAACGCCGTGGCGTGACGCAGGTTCCGCTGTCGATTCACCGGTATGAACGATTGCGCGGCTAAAGAATCTCGAAGACGAACGCCTTCACGAGAACCTCCGGCTCGGCACATCGTATGTCAACATGTGCATATGTAAATTAGATAATGATCTCATGATCTTACGCGCACACAAGATCGATTCGCTCTTGTGCACCGCACAAACTGGACGACGGGACTGGAATTAGAGTAATTTGATTATCAGTTCACTACACCACTACGCGGCAAGGGCTTACGGGAGGAGCTGTAAGCAACTGAAATATCTGAATATTCTGAATATTCTGAATATTCTGAATCAGTTCGGGATACGTTCCAAACTGTAACGTTACGGCATTGACTCAAAGTTCGGCAGTCGCTCATAACATTCGTGTCTACGAACGAAGAAACCGCCACTAACTCCCCCAGTAAGCGACGGTTCTCCAAGTTCACATCCCGCTCAATCTGGTCGATGGGCGCGGGACACGGCTATGTTGCATGCTGGTTTTGAGTCAAAAACCGGCCGTGGTCAAGCCCATCGTCTTCACATTAGGAGACAATGGCTATGGCCAATCTTCCGGATTATCCGAGCTATACACTCACATTTGACGATGCAGTCGAGGTTCACCGCATGTTGTGGGAAGGCTGGTTTCAGAACCGAATCGCAGCCAATTTCGACGTGAACCCCGGCCGTATTTCAGAGGTTAAGCACGGTACGTTACACGTTGGCAGTTATGATGTAGCTCGCCAGCGTTACGGTGATCGCGCGGCCTAATAGCAGGGAGCCCGTCACTCGTCGGCGGGCTTCTCTCTTTGTCTCGCGATCATAGTCGGCCGCCCATCCCGCATAGGCGCGGCCAAGCTCTTCCGGCGTCTGCGCGGCATAGACCGCATCGAGGGCCGCTATGGGCTCGTCACGCATTCTTCGCTCCCTTTCGCATGCGCCGTTCCAGCCCGCGCAATGCCAGCGACAGGCTGACGGTCAGCAGGAGGTAGATATAGGCGACGATGGAGTAGGTCTCGAAGAAGCGGAAGGAACCGGACGCGTAGACCTTACCCATCTGGGTGATGTCGGCGACGCCGAGCACGGAAACGAGCGACGAATCCTTCACCATCGCGATGAAGTCGTTGCCCAGCGGCGGCAGGATGGTGCGCAGCGCCTGCGGCATCACGATCAGCCGAAACCGTTGGAACCGCGACAGGCCCAGCGCCTTGGCAGCCTCGACCTGACCGCCGTCGACAGACTGGATTCCCGCCCGAAACACCTCCGAGATGAAGGCTGAATAGCCGATCGTCAACGCCAGGATCGCGCGCCACAACAGCGAGATATCGCGAACCAGAAGCTCCCCGACGATCCCCGCCTCCCGGAGAGGGCCGGTCGCCCAGTTCCAGCCCGCGACGAAGGCCGGGACGCCGGCAAAAGCGATCCAGAACAGGAGAACGAGGATCGGCACGCCCCGGATGATCTCGACATAGAAGCGCGCGGTCTGGCGAAGCGGTTTCGAGCCCGACAGCGCCATCAGCGCGATGCCCAGCCCAAGCATTGTGGCGAGCGCGAACCCGACGATCGTCACGAAGATCGTGATGCCGATGCCGCGCGAGACGATCGTGAAGACCTGCGAATAGAGAGCGCTGTTCGCGATCGCCAGAGCCGTAGCGACCGCAAGCGCGACAGCCGCGACCAGCCAGTAGGGGAAATCCTCCTGAGACGATGAGGACGGCTTCACTCGCCCAACGTGTAGTCGAGGAACCACTTCTTGTTCAGCGCGTCGAGCGTGCCGTCCGCCCGCAGCGATGCGATCGCGGCATTCATCGGTGCGACGAGGTCCGAACCCTTGGGAAAGATGAAGCCGAAATCCTCGGACCCGAGCGGCCCGCCGATCACCTTCAGCTTGCCCCCGGACGATTCGACATAGCCGTTGGCCGCGACGCCATCGGTCAGCACCAGATCGACATCGCCCGTCAGCAGCGCCTGTACGGTCGCGCCGAACGTCTCGAAGAGCTTGATGCGCGGGTTCTGCTCGTTGCCGTCGAGAATGTCGTAGACCGAGACGTAGAACGGCGTGGTGCCGGGCTGGGCCGCGATCAGCCCGCTCTCGAGCCCGGCGAACTCCTTCTCATCGTTGAAGCGATCTTCGCCTGCACGCACCAGCATGCGCATCTCGGAATGCATGTAGGGGTCGGAGAAATCGACCTTGTCCTTGCGGTCATCGCGGATCGTGATGCCGGTCATGCCCATGTCGTACTGGCCGCCGGACACCGACTGGATCATCGCGTCCCAGCTCGTGTTCTGGTACTCGACCTTGAGATTGAGCCGCTTCGAGATTTCGGCCAGCGCATCATACTCCCAGCCGATCGGGTCGCCTGTCTTGGGATCGATGAATTGCAGCGGCGGATAGGCATTCTCCGTCACGATCACGATCGACTTGCCGCCGAGGTCCGGCAAATCCTGAGCGAGCGCCGGTGCCGTGAAGAGTGTTGCAAGCGCCGCAATCGAAGCGAAAAGGCGGATCATCGGGGGTTCCTCAACTGGTGTCTGCGGGAAACTAGCCGCCCGACGATGCTTTTGCCAAGCACCGTCGGGCGGGTCGGTTCTTGCCGGACAGTTCAGGCAGCGCTCGGCTGCGCGCCGACGTCGAGAATGTCGATCGTACCCGCGCCGTCGTAGCGGTCCTGGTCGAGGATGCCCTGGCGCTTGGCGACGATCGTCGGCACCAGTGCCTGCCCCGCGACGTTGACCGCGGTACGGCCCATATCGAGGATCGGGTCGATGGCGAGCAGCAGGCCCACGCCGGCGAGCGGCAGGCCGAGCGTCGACAGCGTCAGCGTCAGCATCACGGTCGCCCCGGTGAGGCCGGCCGTCGCCGCCGAGCCGATGACCGAGACGAAGACGATCAGGATATAGTCTTCGATGCCGAGCTGAAGCTGGAAGAACTGGGCGACGAAGATCGCGGAAATCGCCGGATAGATCGCCGCGCAACCATCCATCTTGGTGGTCGCGCCGAGCGGCACGGCGAATGCCGCGTATTCGCGCGGCACGCCAAGCGCCCGTTCCGTGACCGCTTCCGTCACCGGCATCGTGCCCACCGATGAGCGCGACACGAAACCGAGCTGGATCGCCGGCCAGGCACCCGCGAAGAAGCGCACGGGATTGAGGCCGTGCAGGATGAGCAGGATCGGATAGACGCCGAAGACGACGAGGGCGAGGCCGATATAGATCGCGATCGCGTACCAGCCGAGCTGCGCGAGCGTATTCCAGCCATATTGCGCCACGGCGTTTCCGAGCAGGCCGATCGTGCCGATCGGCGTCAGCCGGATCACCCACCACAGCACCTTGCGCACGATCGCCAGCAGCGAACGGTTGAACTCCAGGAACGGCTCGGCCGCCGCCCCGACGCGCAGCGCCGACGCGCCGATGACGATCGAGATCACCAGGATCTGCAGCACATTGAAGTTGAGCGCCGTGGTGGCTCCTTCATCGGCGAGCCGGGTCGAGGCCTGCAAACCGAGGATATTGGCCGGGATCAGCCCCTTGAGGAAGTCGAGCCAGGAGCCGGTGGTCGAGGGCTCGCGGGCGGCGTCCGCCAGAACCTGCGTGTGGACGCCCGGCTGGATGATCAGGCCGAGCGCGATGCCGATCATGACGGCGATCAGCGCCGTGATCGCGAACCACAGGAGCGTCTGCCAGACCAGCGCAGCCGCGTTGGACAGGTCCTTCAGATTGCCGATCGACGCGACGATCGCCGTGAAGATCAGCGGCGGCACCAGCGCGCGCAGGAGCTGGACGAAGATCGAGCCGACGGTGGAGAGCGTGGTGGCCAGCCAGTTGGGATCACCGGCCGCGTCGGGTCCCATCGACCGGGCGACGAAACCGAGGGCGAGGCCGATCACCATGGCCGCAAGCACCTGGAATCCGAACGAATAGTAGAACGGCCGGGGAGCGGCCGCGGTGGTCTGGGAAGAAAGGGGCATCGCAGTTAGCCTTGAAACAGGGAACGGCAACCGACCATCAACGGTGGAGGCCGCATTTTGTTTCCATATAGGCCTGAAAACGCCGAGCAGGGAGAAATGAAATTCCAGCGGCCGGCGATTTGGCAGAAATTTCTAGCGGCGGAATCACCGCAGATCGATCGCCAGAAGCTCTTCGTCGATGAAATGTCCATCCACTTGGAGTGCATTCTTCTCCAGCCCGTACGGCTCGAAGCCGAGTGCGTGGTAAAGCATTCGGGCGGCCTCGTTATGCGCGGCCACGGTGCACTGGAGGATGACCCTCTGCATACGTGCATGGGCGATGATAGCCTCGACCAGCGCACGCCCGACACGGGCACCGCGCATTTCCGGCGCTACGAAGACGGCGACCATCATCGCCTTGTGGCGCATCTTCAGGCGCGGATTGGGCACATAGGCGGCCATGCCGACGAGCGTATCGCTGGCGAAGGCGCCAAGGCTGAGTTCGGGCGTCTCGGGCACCACGCGGCGCGCCATCTCCGCGTCCGACATCAGCGCATCTTCCTGCTCGCTCGCGCCGAAGGCGTCGGGGTTCGAGCGAAGCGCGGTCAGCCGCAACGCCCGATAGGCGTCGAGATCGGTGAGCGAGAGGGCGCGGATGGACACGCTGCGCTTTGCGGAACCTGTCATACTCAGCCTTTCTTGGTCGCGCCGATCGAATACGACATCGGAATGCGCGGCAGGCCTGGCGGCAATTCGAACTGATCCAAACCGGTCTCGATCATCCCCGGAAAGGCGCGCCAGACGATGATTTCGTGCTCGCGCAGGAAATCGATCGCCAATCCGGCCCCGATCAGCGCGCCGATGACGTCGCTGATCGGATGAATCCATTCGTAATTGCGCGTGTTGGTCAGCGGCCGCTCGTCGCCGGTGTAAGTCTGCGTATCGTCATAGGTCAGCGGCTTGGCGGATGGCGTGCGCCAGTCGGCCGTCAGTTCGAGTTTCCCGTCGCGCAGTTCGTATTGATAGAGCTGCGGATGGCCTTCGAGCAGATAAAGCGTGCCGCCCGGCTTCAACACGTCCGCCACCACCTGCGCCCAGGCCCGGATATCCGAAAGCCAGTTGATCGCGCCCCAGGTGACGAATGCCATGTCGTAGGTCGCGCCGAGCGCCTTGGGCGCATCGTAGATCGAAGCCTCGACGAAGCGCGCCTCGGTGCCGGCCTGTCTGGCGAAATCGCGGGCAGCAGCAATGGCGCGCGGCGAAAAGTCGAGACCCGTCACGCTTGCCGCGCCGAGATGCTTCAGGCTCAGCGTGTCGAGACCGATGTGGCATTGCAGATGCACGATGTTTTTGCCGGACAGGTCTCCGATCTCGCCCGCCTCGAGGTCGTGCAGCGCGGAGCCACCTTCGAGGACGCTGGCGATCCGGTAGAGCCCGGTCGTGTCGGTCGCATGCAGGTCGGCGCGGTCGTTCCAGTTCGCCAGGTTCGCTTCCGTGAAATGATCCATCCGTCGCTCTCCTCCCGTTGGTGCCGTCGGTCGCAGCGGCACATATGAAAATGGCGGCCAACGGCCGCCATGTTCGAAACCGATCTGTGCGGAAGACTATTCCGAAGCAGCGGCTTCCTTTTCCGCCTCGGCAGATGCGGCCTTCTCGGCGGCTTCCGCTGCAGCCTTCTCGGCTGCCAGAGCCTGCGCGGCGGCAACCTTCTCGGCTTCGATGCGGGCCTTCTCGGCGTTCAGCGCATCGCGCTCGCCATCGTTGAGCTTGCGGGCGCGAACGCCGGTGTTCTCGACGATACGAGCCGACTTGCCGCGACGATCGCGCAGATAATAGAGCTTGGCGCGACGAACCTTGCCGCGGCGAACCATCTCGACGGCCTCGACCATCGGGGAATAGACGGGGAATACGCGCTCGACGCCTTCGCCGTAGGAAATCTTGCGAACCGTGAAGCTTTCCTGGAAGCCCGCGCCCGAACGCGCGATGCACACGCCTTCATAGGCCTGCACACGCGTACGCGTGCCTTCGGTGACGCGCACCTGAACGCGGATCGTATCGCCGGGCTGGAATTCGGGGAGCTTGCGCTTTTCTTCGATCTTCGCGGCCTGTTCGGCCTCGAGCTGACGGATGATGTCCATCGCCTTACCTCTTCTTGTTCTTCGAACAGCCAGAGCGCTCGACCCTCGCCATGCAGCAGCTTTGGCCGCCTGGCTATGTCTCCCGACCACAAAGGCCGAACGACAGGAGCGAATTCACCGTAATTGTTGACGGGCCGGGACCATCCCGGATCGGTGGCGGGCTAATACAGCGTTTCAAGCCGCTTGTCACGCGTCTCCACTGCGTTTTTTGGTAGGTGGCGGTTCAAGACACGCGCTCGCCAAATCCGGCCGGCGCTCCATCGTCAGACCCTCAGCCTGCGCACGGCGCCACTCGGCGATCTTCCTGTGGTTGCCCGATAGAAGCACCTCAGGGATCGCGCGGCCCTCAAAATCCTGCGGGCGTGTGTAATGCGGGTGCTCCAGCAGCCCGCCCTCGAAACTCTCCTCGGTCCCGGATGCTTCGTTGCCCATGACGCCGGGCAGCAGCCGCACGACCGCATCGAGCAGAACGAGCGCTGCCGGCTCGCCGCCCGACAGGATATAGTCGCCGATCGAGACCTCCTCGAGACCGCGCGCATCGATCACGCGCTGGTCGACGCCTTCGAAGCGGCCGCACAGGATCACGACGCCGGGACCGGCCGCCAGATCGCGCACGCGCGCCTGGGTCAGCGGCTTGCCGCGCGGGCTCATCAACAGGCGCGGGCGATCGTCGTCAGCGGGCGAGGCGGCATCCACCGCCTTGGCGACGATGTCCGCGCGCATCACCATGCCCGCGCCGCCGCCCGCCGGCGTGTCGTCCACCGTCCGATGCTTGTCCGAGGCAAAGTCGCGGATCTGCACGGCATCGAGCGACCATGTGCCGGCCTCCAGCGCGCGGCCCGCGAGCGACACGCCGAGCGCGCCTGGAAACATCTCGGGATAAAGCGTCAGCACGGTGGCGCGAAACGTCACCGGTTGCCTCCCGCCGATGTCGGGCCGCGCGGGCGATCGTCGGGCGCGCCCTCGCCGGCGTCTGCGTCCTCGTCGTCGTCATCCAGCAGACCGGCAGCCGCGCTGTCGATCTGGATCAGCCCATCGGCGATCGACACTTTGGGGATGGCGGCAAGGGTGAACGGGATCAGCACCGAGCGCCTGCCTCCGAGCGTTACCTCGACGATGTCGCCGCCGCCGAAATTGTGCACGGCATTGACCGTGCCGATCGGCTGGTCGTTTTCGTCGCGAACCGACAGGCCGACGAGATCGGTCTGGTAGAATTCGTCGTCATCGAGGTCGTCGGGCAGGGCGGCGCGATCCACGAAGAGCTCGAGCCCGGTCGCAGCCTCCGCCGCGTTGCGATCGGCAATCTCCTTGAAGCGCGCGACGACGACGGTCTTCGCCGGGCGCAACTGGCCGAGCGTGAGTTTCCGCCCATCGGCGGCGTAGAGCGGGCCGTAGTCGCCGAGCGCCATCGGGTCTCCGGTGAAGGTCTTGACCCTGACCTCGCCCTTGATGCCATGCGGCGCGCCGATGATGGCCATCAGGACTGGATTTTGCGGCTTTGCCATTCTTGTCTCTCAAGCTTGATCTACGCGCTTTAGCCCCGCGCGGGCGCGGTTTCAATTGCGTTGCCTTCATCTGTCGCTAACCCAAACCCCGCAGGATGCCTCCAACGTCAGCGAAGTGATGCCCAGATGGACGAATTTCTGATCTCCGCACGGCCGGACCTGCACGCGGCACGCACCGAATGGCTCGGCTCGCTGTCGCGCGAGCGGCGCCTGTCTGCGCTAACGGTCGAAGCCTATGAGCGCGACACGCGCCAGTTCCTGCAGTTTCTCACGGCGCATGGCGGTGGCGCGCCCGGCCTTGCAGACATCGCCGACCTGAAGCCGATCGATCTTCGCGCCTTCCTGTCACACCGGCGGACCGGCGGGGCCGGCCCGCGATCGCTCGGACGAGGTCTGGCCGGAATCCGCTCGCTGCTGCGCTTTCTCGAAAAGCGCGGCCTCGCCAACTCCGCAGGCGCGGCGGCAATGCGCGCGCCCCGTCAGCCGAAATCGCTGCCCAAGCCGCT is drawn from Mesorhizobium sp. CAU 1732 and contains these coding sequences:
- a CDS encoding dicarboxylate/amino acid:cation symporter; translated protein: MPLSSQTTAAAPRPFYYSFGFQVLAAMVIGLALGFVARSMGPDAAGDPNWLATTLSTVGSIFVQLLRALVPPLIFTAIVASIGNLKDLSNAAALVWQTLLWFAITALIAVMIGIALGLIIQPGVHTQVLADAAREPSTTGSWLDFLKGLIPANILGLQASTRLADEGATTALNFNVLQILVISIVIGASALRVGAAAEPFLEFNRSLLAIVRKVLWWVIRLTPIGTIGLLGNAVAQYGWNTLAQLGWYAIAIYIGLALVVFGVYPILLILHGLNPVRFFAGAWPAIQLGFVSRSSVGTMPVTEAVTERALGVPREYAAFAVPLGATTKMDGCAAIYPAISAIFVAQFFQLQLGIEDYILIVFVSVIGSAATAGLTGATVMLTLTLSTLGLPLAGVGLLLAIDPILDMGRTAVNVAGQALVPTIVAKRQGILDQDRYDGAGTIDILDVGAQPSAA
- a CDS encoding class I SAM-dependent methyltransferase — translated: MDHFTEANLANWNDRADLHATDTTGLYRIASVLEGGSALHDLEAGEIGDLSGKNIVHLQCHIGLDTLSLKHLGAASVTGLDFSPRAIAAARDFARQAGTEARFVEASIYDAPKALGATYDMAFVTWGAINWLSDIRAWAQVVADVLKPGGTLYLLEGHPQLYQYELRDGKLELTADWRTPSAKPLTYDDTQTYTGDERPLTNTRNYEWIHPISDVIGALIGAGLAIDFLREHEIIVWRAFPGMIETGLDQFELPPGLPRIPMSYSIGATKKG
- the rimM gene encoding ribosome maturation factor RimM (Essential for efficient processing of 16S rRNA); this translates as MAKPQNPVLMAIIGAPHGIKGEVRVKTFTGDPMALGDYGPLYAADGRKLTLGQLRPAKTVVVARFKEIADRNAAEAATGLELFVDRAALPDDLDDDEFYQTDLVGLSVRDENDQPIGTVNAVHNFGGGDIVEVTLGGRRSVLIPFTLAAIPKVSIADGLIQIDSAAAGLLDDDDEDADAGEGAPDDRPRGPTSAGGNR
- the rplS gene encoding 50S ribosomal protein L19, coding for MDIIRQLEAEQAAKIEEKRKLPEFQPGDTIRVQVRVTEGTRTRVQAYEGVCIARSGAGFQESFTVRKISYGEGVERVFPVYSPMVEAVEMVRRGKVRRAKLYYLRDRRGKSARIVENTGVRARKLNDGERDALNAEKARIEAEKVAAAQALAAEKAAAEAAEKAASAEAEKEAAASE
- a CDS encoding amino acid ABC transporter permease: MKPSSSSQEDFPYWLVAAVALAVATALAIANSALYSQVFTIVSRGIGITIFVTIVGFALATMLGLGIALMALSGSKPLRQTARFYVEIIRGVPILVLLFWIAFAGVPAFVAGWNWATGPLREAGIVGELLVRDISLLWRAILALTIGYSAFISEVFRAGIQSVDGGQVEAAKALGLSRFQRFRLIVMPQALRTILPPLGNDFIAMVKDSSLVSVLGVADITQMGKVYASGSFRFFETYSIVAYIYLLLTVSLSLALRGLERRMRKGAKNA
- the leuC gene encoding 3-isopropylmalate dehydratase large subunit, with the translated sequence MTAPRTLYDKIFDDHVVDRQDDGTCLLYIDRHLVHEVTSPQAFEGLRMTGRTVRQPERTLAVVDHNVPTSPDRKNGIKNEESRIQVEALAKNAADFGVEYYSENDVRQGIVHIVGPEQGFTLPGMTIVCGDSHTSTHGAFGALAHGIGTSEVEHVLATQTLIQKKAKNMLVRVDGQLPQGVTAKDIVLAIIGEIGTAGGTGYVIEYAGEAIRALSMEGRMTICNMSIEGGARAGLIAPDETTFAYVKGKPRAPKGAAWDMALDYWRTLNTDEGAHFDKVIVLDAAKLPPIVTWGSSPEDVVSITGVVPNPDEITDENKRNSKKRALDYMGLAAGTKMTDIAIDRVFIGSCTNGRIEDLRAVAKVVEGKTVASTVDAMIVPGSGLVKAQAEEEGLDKIFIAAGFDWREPGCSMCLAMNDDRLKPHERCASTSNRNFEGRQGFKGRTHLVSPAMAAAAAIAGKFVDIRDWQ
- a CDS encoding GNAT family N-acetyltransferase — translated: MTGSAKRSVSIRALSLTDLDAYRALRLTALRSNPDAFGASEQEDALMSDAEMARRVVPETPELSLGAFASDTLVGMAAYVPNPRLKMRHKAMMVAVFVAPEMRGARVGRALVEAIIAHARMQRVILQCTVAAHNEAARMLYHALGFEPYGLEKNALQVDGHFIDEELLAIDLR
- a CDS encoding transporter substrate-binding domain-containing protein; translated protein: MIRLFASIAALATLFTAPALAQDLPDLGGKSIVIVTENAYPPLQFIDPKTGDPIGWEYDALAEISKRLNLKVEYQNTSWDAMIQSVSGGQYDMGMTGITIRDDRKDKVDFSDPYMHSEMRMLVRAGEDRFNDEKEFAGLESGLIAAQPGTTPFYVSVYDILDGNEQNPRIKLFETFGATVQALLTGDVDLVLTDGVAANGYVESSGGKLKVIGGPLGSEDFGFIFPKGSDLVAPMNAAIASLRADGTLDALNKKWFLDYTLGE
- a CDS encoding MgtC/SapB family protein, coding for MQEILDDIGHPTWLPFSVIAARLAIAALLGAVIGFEREWRNHPAGLRTHILVALAAAAFAILGIEIVHSAQFDADASRLDPLRLIEAVTAGVAFLAAGTIIFARGEIKGLTTGAGLWLAGAIGLAAGLGFWQIAGYATLLAIVILGLMHPLEKAVTAHKARDEAQKDDDAPTGR
- the trmD gene encoding tRNA (guanosine(37)-N1)-methyltransferase TrmD, with amino-acid sequence MTFRATVLTLYPEMFPGALGVSLAGRALEAGTWSLDAVQIRDFASDKHRTVDDTPAGGGAGMVMRADIVAKAVDAASPADDDRPRLLMSPRGKPLTQARVRDLAAGPGVVILCGRFEGVDQRVIDARGLEEVSIGDYILSGGEPAALVLLDAVVRLLPGVMGNEASGTEESFEGGLLEHPHYTRPQDFEGRAIPEVLLSGNHRKIAEWRRAQAEGLTMERRPDLASACLEPPPTKKRSGDA